One part of the Sphingopyxis sp. PAMC25046 genome encodes these proteins:
- a CDS encoding DUF411 domain-containing protein: MTSARRAFFALAAFSAIIGTAHAANPTMFRDAGCGCCLKWLEQVKASFGQKAIVVNSPDMAAVKDKQGVPRALRSCHTVLVGGYVIEGHVPAKEIARLLREKPKGVKGLAVAGMPTGSPGMEHGDHREAYKVMTFGPAGQRVYASYAASGGAHAH; encoded by the coding sequence ATGACTTCTGCCCGCCGCGCGTTTTTCGCCCTCGCCGCTTTTTCCGCCATTATCGGGACCGCGCATGCCGCGAACCCCACGATGTTCCGCGACGCGGGTTGCGGCTGCTGTCTCAAATGGCTCGAACAGGTAAAGGCGTCGTTCGGCCAGAAGGCGATCGTCGTCAATTCGCCCGACATGGCGGCGGTCAAGGACAAGCAGGGCGTGCCGCGGGCGCTCAGAAGCTGCCACACCGTGCTTGTCGGCGGCTATGTGATCGAAGGCCATGTCCCCGCAAAAGAAATCGCCCGCCTGCTCCGTGAGAAGCCGAAGGGCGTGAAGGGCCTCGCGGTCGCGGGCATGCCGACGGGCTCCCCCGGCATGGAGCATGGCGACCACCGCGAAGCCTATAAGGTCATGACCTTCGGCCCCGCCGGCCAGCGCGTCTATGCAAGCTACGCCGCGAGCGGCGGCGCGCACGCGCACTGA
- the glmU gene encoding bifunctional UDP-N-acetylglucosamine diphosphorylase/glucosamine-1-phosphate N-acetyltransferase GlmU: MAARMSNPIAAIILAAGKGTRMKSDLHKVLHPIAGRPMLLHLMASFSTLPPAKTVVVVGDKRDQVEAAVAGTGALVAVQDPQLGTAHAALQAKDALAGFDGVVLVCFGDCPMLTAETIRRLCAPLETGALVAVLGFRPRDTAAYGRIIADADGNVSKMVEHKDASPEERAVDLCNSGVIVAAAQDMWRLLEAVGNDNAAGEYYLPDVATGAIAEGKRVAVVETDAAEVAGINSRAELAAAEAQWQAFKREEAMAGGASLRAPETVWFSWDTELGRDVTIEPNVFFGPGVTIADNVKIRANSHIEGATIGAGCEVGPFARLRPGTVLGEKAKVGNFVETKKAVLGEGAKANHLTYLGDVSVGAGANIGAGTITCNYDGYFKYKTEIGERAFIGSNSALVAPVKIGADAIVAAGSAVTRDVADGELRIVRGEQLMKPGWADRFHDAMRKKKAAEKK, translated from the coding sequence ATGGCAGCGCGCATGAGCAATCCCATCGCCGCCATCATCCTTGCCGCGGGCAAGGGTACCCGCATGAAATCCGACCTGCACAAGGTGCTGCACCCGATCGCGGGGCGGCCGATGCTGCTGCACCTGATGGCGAGCTTTTCCACGCTGCCACCTGCGAAGACGGTCGTCGTCGTGGGCGACAAGCGCGATCAGGTCGAGGCGGCCGTCGCCGGGACGGGCGCGCTGGTCGCTGTGCAGGATCCGCAACTGGGAACGGCGCATGCCGCACTTCAGGCGAAGGATGCGCTCGCGGGGTTCGACGGCGTCGTGCTCGTCTGTTTTGGCGACTGTCCGATGCTCACCGCCGAGACGATCCGGCGCCTCTGCGCTCCCTTGGAAACGGGGGCGCTGGTCGCGGTGCTGGGTTTCCGCCCGCGCGATACCGCCGCTTATGGGCGGATTATCGCCGATGCCGATGGAAATGTGTCGAAGATGGTCGAGCACAAGGACGCGAGCCCCGAAGAACGCGCGGTCGATCTGTGCAACTCGGGCGTCATCGTGGCCGCCGCCCAGGACATGTGGCGGCTGCTCGAAGCGGTCGGCAACGACAATGCCGCGGGCGAATATTATCTGCCCGATGTCGCGACCGGCGCGATCGCGGAGGGCAAGCGGGTCGCGGTCGTCGAAACCGACGCCGCCGAGGTCGCCGGCATCAACAGCCGCGCCGAGCTCGCGGCGGCCGAGGCGCAGTGGCAGGCGTTCAAGCGCGAGGAAGCGATGGCGGGCGGCGCGTCGCTGCGCGCGCCCGAGACCGTCTGGTTCTCATGGGATACCGAGCTCGGCCGCGACGTGACGATCGAGCCCAATGTCTTTTTCGGTCCCGGGGTAACCATTGCCGACAATGTGAAGATCCGCGCCAACAGCCATATCGAGGGGGCGACGATCGGCGCAGGATGCGAAGTCGGGCCCTTCGCGCGCCTCCGTCCCGGCACGGTGTTGGGCGAAAAGGCGAAGGTCGGCAATTTCGTCGAGACCAAGAAAGCCGTGCTCGGCGAGGGCGCGAAGGCGAACCACCTCACTTATCTGGGCGACGTCAGCGTCGGCGCGGGCGCCAACATCGGCGCGGGCACGATCACCTGCAATTATGACGGCTATTTCAAATATAAGACCGAGATCGGCGAGCGCGCCTTCATCGGATCGAACAGCGCGCTCGTTGCGCCGGTCAAGATCGGCGCCGATGCGATCGTCGCGGCGGGAAGCGCGGTGACACGCGATGTCGCTGACGGCGAGCTTCGCATCGTGCGCGGCGAGCAGTTGATGAAGCCCGGCTGGGCCGATCGTTTCCACGACGCGATGCGCAAGAAGAAAGCGGCGGAGAAGAAATAG
- a CDS encoding aldehyde-activating protein — protein MTWNTSCHCGAVAVRLAKAPEELAECNCSLCFSHGILWAYMSPRDVAIEGATRTYNRADRENPNSDLHFCPTCGCSTHWSATAGLIERMGGSVDLMGVNMRLFAPAQLSGLKLSFPDGRGWSGEGAWGYARDAEIMS, from the coding sequence ATGACCTGGAACACCAGCTGCCACTGCGGTGCCGTCGCGGTGCGTCTCGCCAAGGCGCCAGAGGAGCTTGCCGAGTGCAATTGCTCGCTCTGTTTTTCGCACGGGATCCTCTGGGCCTATATGTCGCCGCGCGACGTCGCAATCGAGGGTGCGACGCGGACCTATAATCGCGCCGACCGCGAAAACCCCAATTCGGACCTGCATTTCTGTCCCACCTGCGGCTGCTCGACCCACTGGTCGGCGACCGCGGGGCTGATCGAGCGGATGGGCGGTTCGGTCGACCTAATGGGTGTCAACATGCGCCTGTTCGCGCCCGCACAGCTCAGCGGATTGAAGCTCAGCTTCCCCGACGGGCGCGGCTGGTCGGGCGAGGGGGCGTGGGGTTATGCGCGCGACGCAGAGATCATGTCCTAG
- a CDS encoding LLM class flavin-dependent oxidoreductase, translating into MTKLSFLDLVPVTDNGTIAQSLANAADLARHAEALGYERYWVAEHHGMAGIASAATSVVLAYIGQATKSIRIGSAGIMLPNHAPMVIAEQFGTLEALFPGRIDLGLGRAPGSDQRVARALRRTLASDERQFPQDVLELQAFLAGDEQLGITAVPGASTHIPLWILGSSTFGAQLAAMLGLPYAFASHFAPDALDEALDIYRRQFKPSAQLAEPYAAAAFNAFAADTREEAELLASSQQQAFVALRTGNPGKMKPPLAGYKDSLPPNARAILDHVLQCSAVGTADDIAAGLKAFTQRTGVDEVIIASSMYDHDARKRSLALTIEAARSF; encoded by the coding sequence ATGACGAAACTCTCTTTCCTCGACCTTGTGCCCGTCACCGATAACGGCACGATCGCCCAGTCGCTCGCCAACGCCGCCGATCTCGCAAGGCACGCCGAAGCGCTCGGCTACGAACGCTACTGGGTTGCCGAGCATCACGGCATGGCGGGGATCGCAAGCGCCGCGACTTCGGTCGTGCTCGCGTATATCGGTCAGGCCACCAAGAGCATTCGGATCGGATCGGCCGGTATCATGCTGCCGAACCATGCCCCGATGGTGATCGCCGAGCAGTTCGGAACGCTTGAGGCCCTGTTCCCCGGCCGCATCGACCTTGGCCTTGGCCGCGCACCCGGATCGGATCAGCGCGTCGCGCGCGCCTTGCGCCGCACCCTCGCCAGCGACGAGCGCCAGTTTCCGCAGGATGTGCTGGAATTGCAGGCTTTTCTCGCCGGAGACGAACAACTCGGCATCACGGCGGTTCCGGGCGCGAGCACGCATATCCCGTTGTGGATATTGGGATCGAGCACCTTTGGCGCACAGCTCGCGGCGATGCTCGGGCTGCCTTACGCCTTCGCCAGCCACTTTGCGCCCGACGCGCTCGACGAGGCGCTCGATATCTATCGCCGCCAGTTCAAACCCTCGGCGCAGCTCGCAGAACCCTATGCCGCGGCGGCGTTTAACGCCTTCGCCGCCGACACGCGTGAGGAGGCCGAACTCCTCGCCTCGTCGCAGCAGCAAGCGTTCGTCGCGCTGCGCACCGGCAATCCGGGCAAGATGAAGCCGCCGCTCGCGGGCTATAAGGACAGTCTGCCGCCCAACGCGCGCGCGATCCTCGACCATGTATTGCAATGCTCGGCGGTCGGCACCGCCGACGACATCGCGGCGGGACTGAAGGCGTTCACTCAGCGCACCGGCGTCGACGAGGTGATCATCGCTTCGTCGATGTACGATCATGATGCGCGCAAACGCTCGCTGGCGCTGACGATCGAGGCGGCTCGCTCGTTTTGA
- a CDS encoding GNAT family N-acetyltransferase, with the protein MPAPTLTTARLVLRQLREDDAAALFPVLSDTEVMIWWSSGPHASLAETEAYVKGNAAEGQGYHCWAITAGDDVALGWVILIDGKPQVKEIGYILHRDHWGSGIAREAVARVIAHGFDDLGLRRIFADTDPENGGSIALLERLGFQREGRLRGEWETHIGVRDSLIFGLLHGEWMEKTN; encoded by the coding sequence ATGCCCGCGCCGACACTGACGACCGCGCGGCTGGTGCTGCGCCAGCTTCGCGAGGATGACGCCGCGGCGCTGTTCCCGGTGCTGTCCGACACAGAGGTGATGATCTGGTGGTCGAGCGGCCCGCACGCGTCGCTCGCCGAGACCGAGGCCTATGTCAAAGGCAATGCGGCGGAAGGGCAGGGCTATCATTGCTGGGCGATCACGGCGGGGGACGATGTCGCGCTCGGCTGGGTGATCCTGATCGACGGCAAGCCGCAAGTGAAAGAGATCGGCTATATCCTGCACCGCGACCATTGGGGCAGCGGCATCGCGCGTGAAGCCGTGGCGCGGGTGATCGCGCATGGTTTCGACGATCTCGGGCTCCGCCGCATCTTTGCCGATACCGATCCCGAGAATGGCGGATCGATCGCACTGCTCGAACGGCTGGGCTTCCAGCGCGAGGGCCGGCTACGGGGTGAATGGGAAACGCATATCGGCGTGCGCGATTCGCTGATCTTCGGCTTGCTGCACGGCGAATGGATGGAGAAGACGAATTGA
- a CDS encoding GNAT family N-acetyltransferase, whose translation MSGLIARAVVRADYDRWLPLWNGYNEFYGRSGETMLAPEITTTTWERFFDPYEPMFALVAEQDGALLGLTHYLLHRSTTSLLPSLYLQDLFTSAEARGRGVGRTLIEAVCQAARERGLPRIYWLTHETNETAMALYDRVAEKSGFLVYRKSIG comes from the coding sequence ATGAGCGGGCTGATCGCCCGCGCGGTGGTCCGCGCCGATTATGACCGATGGCTGCCGCTGTGGAACGGCTACAACGAATTTTACGGCCGCAGCGGCGAGACAATGCTGGCGCCGGAAATCACGACGACGACTTGGGAGCGTTTCTTCGATCCCTATGAGCCGATGTTCGCGCTTGTTGCCGAGCAGGATGGCGCGCTTCTGGGCCTGACCCATTATCTGCTCCACCGCAGTACGACCTCGTTGCTGCCCTCGCTTTATCTGCAGGACCTGTTCACCAGCGCCGAAGCACGCGGAAGGGGCGTCGGCCGCACGCTGATCGAGGCCGTGTGCCAGGCGGCGCGGGAACGGGGGTTGCCGCGCATCTATTGGCTGACCCACGAGACCAACGAAACCGCGATGGCGCTCTATGATCGTGTCGCCGAAAAATCGGGTTTTCTGGTCTATCGCAAGTCGATCGGTTGA
- a CDS encoding dienelactone hydrolase family protein, which yields MCTEKMEADRDRAGMPVARRSFTALAGAGALVAALPARAMAGKPVTGRDVTITTADGICDAYFVAPAEGKHPGVLVWPDIRGLRPAFRQMADRLAGEGYAVLTVNPFYRWQKAPVVDAENNWGVAAVREKLFGYLKQLTRPIVETDVKAHLAFLDAQGEVDTKRGLGTTGYCMGGPMVIYTAALKPDRVGAAASFHGGGVGTDKPDSPHLLIPGTKAGYLFAIAEDDDKESPNEKVLLKSVLEPRSQWHEVEVYPAQHGWCPPDGRVYNEAAAEKAWARMLELFKAELA from the coding sequence ATGTGTACCGAAAAGATGGAAGCCGATCGCGACCGCGCCGGAATGCCCGTCGCGCGCCGCAGCTTCACCGCGCTCGCGGGCGCGGGCGCATTGGTCGCGGCGCTGCCCGCGCGCGCGATGGCGGGAAAGCCGGTGACGGGCCGCGACGTCACCATCACGACCGCCGACGGCATTTGCGACGCCTATTTCGTCGCCCCGGCCGAGGGCAAGCATCCGGGCGTGCTGGTGTGGCCCGACATTCGCGGGCTGCGTCCCGCCTTTCGCCAGATGGCCGACCGGCTCGCCGGCGAGGGCTATGCGGTGCTGACGGTGAATCCCTTTTACCGCTGGCAGAAGGCGCCCGTGGTCGATGCCGAGAATAATTGGGGCGTCGCCGCGGTGCGCGAGAAGCTGTTCGGCTACCTCAAGCAGCTCACCAGGCCGATCGTCGAGACCGACGTGAAGGCTCATCTCGCCTTCCTCGACGCGCAGGGCGAGGTCGATACGAAGCGGGGGCTCGGCACCACCGGTTATTGCATGGGCGGGCCGATGGTCATTTATACTGCGGCGCTGAAGCCCGACCGCGTCGGCGCGGCGGCGAGCTTTCACGGCGGCGGCGTCGGCACCGACAAGCCCGACAGCCCGCACCTGCTGATCCCGGGCACCAAAGCCGGCTATCTCTTCGCGATCGCCGAGGATGACGACAAGGAAAGCCCGAACGAGAAAGTCCTGCTGAAATCGGTGCTCGAACCCCGCTCGCAGTGGCACGAGGTCGAGGTCTATCCGGCGCAGCACGGCTGGTGTCCGCCCGACGGCCGCGTCTATAACGAAGCGGCGGCGGAGAAGGCGTGGGCGCGGATGCTCGAACTGTTCAAGGCCGAGCTGGCTTGA
- a CDS encoding type II toxin-antitoxin system VapC family toxin, protein MSGFTFDSNILIDALRGFPQARREIERALQRDRLWVSRMVWIEVMSKGEGEGLRRAETLLSGFGVDEVDEEIAGRAANLRRDRPRLKSPDAIILATAQSRGRVLVTRNTKDFPANMPGIRVPYTL, encoded by the coding sequence GTGAGCGGCTTTACTTTCGACAGCAATATATTGATCGACGCACTACGCGGTTTTCCCCAGGCGCGCCGGGAGATCGAGCGCGCGCTTCAACGCGACCGTCTCTGGGTAAGCCGGATGGTGTGGATCGAGGTGATGTCGAAGGGCGAGGGCGAAGGGCTGCGCCGCGCGGAGACGCTGCTTTCGGGTTTCGGCGTCGACGAGGTCGATGAGGAGATTGCAGGGCGTGCCGCCAACCTTCGCCGCGATCGGCCGCGCCTGAAATCGCCCGACGCCATCATATTGGCGACAGCCCAGTCGCGCGGCCGTGTGCTGGTGACACGAAATACCAAGGATTTTCCGGCCAACATGCCGGGAATCCGCGTTCCCTATACGCTCTAA
- a CDS encoding LysE family translocator, translated as MNQTTLAALSAFALVSSITPGPNNMMLMASGANFGLRRTVPHALGVGFGFTLMIILVGVGLMGLFDLFPVLNTVLKVVSVLYLLWLAWKIANAAAPDTASGARSKPMTFFQAVLFQWVNPKAWSMALTAIALYAPDRNFAAVLLVAVVFGIINLPSTSLWAVMGQVMRRWLSSPARLKAFNWTMAALLVGSLALLI; from the coding sequence ATGAACCAGACCACCCTCGCCGCGCTCTCCGCCTTCGCACTTGTCTCGTCAATCACGCCGGGGCCGAACAATATGATGCTGATGGCGTCGGGCGCCAATTTCGGCCTTCGCCGTACCGTCCCGCACGCGCTCGGCGTCGGCTTCGGCTTTACGCTGATGATCATCCTCGTCGGCGTCGGCCTGATGGGCTTGTTCGACCTGTTCCCCGTTCTCAATACCGTGCTCAAGGTGGTGAGCGTCCTCTATCTGCTGTGGCTCGCGTGGAAGATAGCCAATGCCGCTGCGCCCGACACGGCAAGCGGCGCACGCAGCAAGCCGATGACCTTTTTTCAGGCGGTGCTGTTCCAATGGGTCAATCCCAAAGCCTGGTCGATGGCGCTGACCGCGATCGCCCTCTACGCGCCCGACCGCAATTTCGCCGCGGTGCTGCTCGTCGCGGTGGTTTTCGGGATCATCAACCTGCCCTCGACCAGCCTGTGGGCGGTAATGGGCCAGGTGATGCGCAGATGGCTGTCGAGCCCGGCGCGGCTGAAGGCATTCAACTGGACGATGGCGGCGCTGCTGGTGGGGTCGCTTGCGCTGCTGATCTGA
- a CDS encoding ribbon-helix-helix domain-containing protein, with translation MTRILADLPDDDIKWLDQLAAEQGKSRASVLREAVAAYRAETPKDWLDVGFGAWKDRTDIGDAVEWQRRERASWTRPWDADYAEVRAEFPDLFDEGDDREHEIHKAWAAENRIALGASKASATKPKKKKKQGRT, from the coding sequence ATGACTCGCATCCTTGCCGATCTGCCGGACGATGACATCAAATGGCTCGACCAGCTCGCGGCCGAGCAGGGGAAGTCGCGCGCCTCAGTGCTCCGCGAGGCCGTGGCCGCCTATCGCGCCGAGACACCGAAGGACTGGCTCGACGTCGGATTTGGGGCGTGGAAAGATCGCACCGACATAGGCGATGCCGTCGAATGGCAGCGACGCGAACGCGCGTCATGGACGCGGCCGTGGGATGCCGATTATGCCGAGGTTCGCGCCGAATTTCCCGACCTGTTCGACGAAGGCGATGACCGCGAGCATGAAATTCATAAGGCATGGGCGGCCGAAAACCGTATCGCGTTGGGCGCTTCGAAAGCGTCGGCGACCAAGCCGAAGAAAAAGAAGAAGCAAGGCCGGACGTGA
- the glmS gene encoding glutamine--fructose-6-phosphate transaminase (isomerizing): MCGIIGIIGKDQVADRLVDGLRRMEYRGYDSAGVCTVEDGQLIRRRAEGKLNNLVKELGSNPAPGTVGIAHTRWATHGAPTTSNAHPHATGEVALVHNGIIENFKSLREALQARGRKFESETDTEVVAHLVSEQVEAGKSPTEAVQAVLSQLRGAFALAIAFRQHPDLLIGARLGSPLVVGYGEGETYLGSDALALAPLTQKIAYLDEGDWVVITKDGAQIYDAGNKPVTREITTSGVTAAAVEKGNYRHFMQKEIFEQPTVVAQTLSSYIRPLEQTVALPQMDFDLSAIDRITIVACGTSFYAGMVAKYWFETFARVPVDIDVASEFRYRDPVLQPGGLALFISQSGETADTLAALRHCKAHGQTIAVVVNVPTSSMAREADLLLPTHAGPEIGVASTKAFTCQLAVLAALAAHLALKKGKLSAADEHEIVRHLIEAPAALNAALAHDEDIAAMAHLVAPARDVLYLGRGPDYPLALEGALKLKEISYIHAEGYASGEMKHGPIALIDEAVPVIVLAPSGPLFEKTVSNMQEVMARGGKVVLISDAEGLAEAGEGCMATIEMPKVHPLIAPLVYAVPVQLLAYHVAVAKGTDVDQPRNLAKSVTVE; the protein is encoded by the coding sequence ATGTGCGGAATTATCGGAATCATCGGCAAGGACCAGGTGGCGGACCGGCTGGTCGATGGCCTCAGGCGCATGGAATATCGCGGCTATGACTCGGCGGGCGTCTGCACGGTCGAGGATGGGCAGCTGATCCGCCGCCGCGCCGAGGGCAAGCTTAATAATCTCGTCAAGGAACTTGGCAGCAATCCCGCGCCGGGCACCGTCGGCATCGCGCACACGCGCTGGGCGACGCACGGCGCGCCGACGACGAGCAACGCGCACCCGCATGCGACGGGCGAAGTCGCGCTCGTCCACAACGGCATCATCGAGAATTTCAAGTCGCTGCGCGAAGCGCTGCAGGCGCGCGGGCGCAAATTCGAAAGCGAGACCGATACCGAGGTCGTCGCGCATCTCGTCAGCGAACAGGTCGAAGCGGGCAAGTCGCCGACCGAAGCGGTCCAGGCCGTGCTGTCGCAGCTTCGCGGAGCCTTCGCGCTCGCCATCGCCTTCCGCCAGCATCCCGACCTCCTGATCGGTGCCCGCCTCGGTTCGCCGCTCGTCGTCGGTTATGGCGAGGGCGAGACCTACTTGGGCTCGGACGCGCTCGCGCTCGCGCCGCTGACGCAAAAGATCGCCTATCTCGACGAAGGCGACTGGGTCGTCATCACCAAGGACGGCGCGCAGATTTACGACGCGGGCAACAAACCGGTAACGCGCGAGATCACCACCTCGGGCGTCACCGCCGCGGCGGTCGAGAAGGGCAATTACCGCCACTTCATGCAGAAGGAGATTTTCGAGCAGCCGACGGTGGTCGCGCAGACGCTTTCCTCCTACATCCGCCCGCTCGAACAGACGGTGGCGCTGCCGCAAATGGACTTCGACCTGTCGGCGATCGATCGCATCACGATCGTCGCGTGCGGCACCAGCTTCTACGCCGGAATGGTCGCCAAATATTGGTTCGAGACCTTCGCGCGCGTGCCCGTCGACATCGATGTCGCGTCCGAATTCCGCTACCGCGACCCGGTGCTGCAACCCGGCGGACTCGCGCTCTTCATCTCGCAGTCGGGCGAGACCGCCGACACGCTCGCGGCGCTCCGCCATTGCAAGGCGCATGGCCAGACGATCGCGGTCGTCGTCAACGTGCCGACCAGCAGCATGGCGCGCGAAGCCGACCTGTTGCTCCCGACCCATGCCGGGCCCGAGATCGGCGTTGCCTCGACCAAGGCCTTCACTTGCCAGCTTGCGGTGCTCGCTGCGCTTGCGGCGCATCTTGCCTTGAAGAAGGGCAAGCTTTCGGCGGCCGACGAGCATGAGATCGTCAGGCATCTGATCGAGGCGCCCGCCGCGCTCAACGCCGCGCTCGCGCATGACGAGGATATCGCCGCGATGGCGCATCTCGTCGCCCCGGCGCGCGACGTGCTCTACCTCGGCCGCGGCCCCGACTATCCGCTCGCGCTCGAAGGCGCGCTCAAGCTCAAGGAAATCAGCTACATCCACGCCGAAGGCTATGCGTCGGGCGAGATGAAGCACGGCCCGATCGCGCTGATCGACGAGGCGGTTCCGGTGATCGTCCTCGCGCCGTCGGGCCCGCTGTTCGAAAAGACCGTCAGCAACATGCAGGAAGTCATGGCGCGCGGCGGCAAGGTCGTGCTGATCTCCGACGCCGAGGGTCTCGCCGAAGCGGGCGAGGGCTGCATGGCGACGATCGAGATGCCCAAGGTCCACCCGCTGATCGCGCCGCTCGTCTATGCGGTTCCCGTGCAGCTGCTAGCCTATCATGTCGCGGTGGCGAAGGGGACCGACGTCGACCAGCCGCGCAATCTGGCCAAGTCGGTGACGGTCGAATGA
- a CDS encoding HAD family phosphatase — MSYAAIIFDFDGVIADSEVRANLSLSESLTAAGMPTTYEESLRDYYGHNWQETQRRIEARFGRPLPADFRETHRTRARARFMEGFDAVPGVADFLSALGATPRAIASSSRAEYIGWALGLFGLGHHFGEHVYSADGWDRGKPFPDIYLAAAKGLGVDPGNCLAIEDSPTGARAAIAAGMTVLGFCGAGHIVDRAAHGTMLREVGVHHVAMAFDEISFLPVA, encoded by the coding sequence ATGTCCTACGCCGCCATCATCTTCGACTTCGATGGCGTCATCGCCGACAGCGAGGTTCGCGCGAACCTGTCGCTGTCCGAAAGCCTGACCGCGGCTGGCATGCCGACGACCTATGAAGAGAGCCTGCGCGACTATTACGGCCATAATTGGCAGGAAACGCAGCGGCGGATCGAGGCGCGTTTCGGCCGCCCGCTGCCCGCCGATTTTCGCGAAACGCACCGCACCCGCGCGCGAGCACGCTTCATGGAAGGCTTCGACGCGGTTCCGGGTGTCGCCGATTTCCTGAGCGCGCTCGGCGCCACGCCGCGCGCGATCGCCTCGTCGAGCCGCGCCGAATATATCGGCTGGGCGCTCGGACTGTTCGGGCTTGGCCATCATTTCGGCGAGCATGTCTACAGCGCCGACGGCTGGGATCGCGGCAAGCCCTTTCCCGACATCTACCTTGCAGCGGCAAAGGGGCTGGGGGTCGACCCTGGGAATTGCCTCGCGATCGAGGATTCGCCGACCGGTGCGCGTGCCGCGATCGCGGCGGGGATGACGGTGCTCGGCTTCTGCGGCGCGGGGCATATCGTCGACCGCGCCGCGCATGGCACAATGCTGCGCGAGGTTGGCGTTCATCATGTGGCGATGGCGTTCGACGAGATAAGTTTCCTCCCTGTCGCGTAG
- a CDS encoding Lrp/AsnC family transcriptional regulator, which produces MIKIDAIGRKILHELSRDGRISNLELADRVGLSPSACLRRVQELERSGVIKGYRAVIDPAKLGLTFLAYVTVGLSSHTKKSQADFEAAMAEAPEVRECHNITGTIEYLLRVETEDLASYKHFHTEVLGVLPQVHSITTYVLMDSPKDERA; this is translated from the coding sequence ATGATCAAGATTGACGCCATCGGCCGCAAGATATTGCACGAATTGTCACGCGACGGCCGAATCTCGAATCTCGAACTCGCCGATCGCGTCGGTCTCTCCCCATCTGCCTGCCTGCGCCGCGTGCAGGAGCTCGAACGCAGCGGTGTAATCAAGGGCTATCGCGCGGTGATCGACCCCGCGAAGCTCGGCCTTACCTTCCTTGCCTATGTGACCGTCGGGCTCTCGTCGCACACCAAAAAATCGCAGGCCGATTTCGAGGCGGCGATGGCGGAGGCGCCCGAGGTGCGCGAATGCCATAATATCACTGGCACGATCGAATATCTGCTGCGCGTCGAGACCGAGGATCTCGCATCCTACAAACATTTCCACACCGAGGTGCTGGGGGTGCTGCCGCAGGTCCATTCGATCACGACTTATGTGCTGATGGACTCGCCGAAGGACGAGCGGGCGTAG
- a CDS encoding aldo/keto reductase, which translates to MSDICMGTMTFGSQTDEAEAFRVLDRCFEAGINFYDTAEGYPVPPDVKWVGRTEEIVGRWMKTKPRDAIILATKVSGPSHVWFKSPCRNGMTALDRKNIFQAIDDSLTRLQTDYIDLYQTHWPDHDAPYDEMMDALDELVRAGKVRVLGCSNETSWGLMKSLAASEKLGGARYHTIQNNFSLNNRRFEDELAQVCRQEGVSLIPYSPLAGGVLSGKYQGGATPEGARFSRYLQMEGRQAAMGRRFVNEKSLAATERYLKIAEEAGLHPVTMATAWSKQHDFVASTIVGVSAYDQVQPILDAMELVLSDEVMKALHKVSKDILYPMG; encoded by the coding sequence GTGTCCGATATCTGCATGGGGACGATGACCTTCGGCAGTCAGACCGACGAAGCCGAGGCGTTCCGCGTCCTTGACCGCTGTTTCGAAGCGGGGATCAATTTCTACGACACCGCCGAGGGATATCCGGTGCCGCCCGACGTCAAATGGGTCGGCCGCACCGAGGAGATCGTCGGGCGCTGGATGAAGACCAAGCCGCGCGACGCGATCATCCTCGCGACCAAGGTTTCGGGGCCGAGCCATGTGTGGTTCAAATCGCCGTGCCGGAACGGCATGACCGCGCTCGACCGCAAGAATATTTTTCAGGCCATCGACGACAGCCTGACGCGGCTGCAGACCGATTATATCGATCTCTATCAGACGCACTGGCCCGACCATGACGCGCCCTATGACGAGATGATGGATGCGCTCGACGAGTTGGTCCGCGCGGGCAAGGTCCGCGTCCTAGGTTGTTCGAACGAAACAAGCTGGGGGCTGATGAAATCGCTCGCAGCGTCGGAAAAGCTGGGCGGCGCGCGCTATCACACGATCCAGAATAATTTCAGCCTCAACAATCGCCGCTTCGAGGACGAATTGGCGCAGGTGTGCCGACAGGAAGGCGTCAGCCTGATCCCCTATTCGCCGCTCGCCGGCGGGGTGCTGTCGGGCAAATATCAGGGCGGCGCGACCCCCGAGGGTGCGCGCTTCTCGCGCTACCTCCAGATGGAAGGGCGGCAGGCGGCGATGGGTCGTCGCTTCGTCAATGAAAAGAGCCTTGCCGCGACCGAACGCTACCTCAAGATCGCCGAAGAGGCCGGGCTGCATCCGGTAACGATGGCGACCGCCTGGTCGAAACAACATGACTTCGTCGCTTCGACGATCGTCGGGGTGAGCGCCTATGATCAGGTCCAGCCGATCCTCGATGCGATGGAACTGGTACTTTCGGACGAGGTGATGAAGGCGCTGCACAAGGTCAGCAAGGACATCCTCTACCCGATGGGGTGA